From a single Eleginops maclovinus isolate JMC-PN-2008 ecotype Puerto Natales chromosome 18, JC_Emac_rtc_rv5, whole genome shotgun sequence genomic region:
- the LOC134879740 gene encoding uncharacterized protein LOC134879740 produces the protein MSDNHDDEEASGEPQATTSSEGTTGPRCAILDGKFFKVVSQNPSGKIEAECQLCTTKKAIICGSYQATTNFKTHLKRKHPENLQEFENYKKESASGQQKKAKTSLRQTRLFDHASPTISQSKVDSLVKSFVVKGMHSLATVEQTEFIELVQGLHPGANVMSRRTLGRRIDEEFATKKAFLKETLKNVRRVCTTVDIWSTKKTSYLGATVHWINGDTLERQSAALAVRHFPSPHTYNRIAELLDEIHTEYGLSSDTIVSTVTDNASNFAKAFKEFSVTGKTNDPDEVEELDDELSFLVIDPEREEASECSIILPPHLRCATHTLSLISTTDVKKSITSNATLSRLNHATMAKCSALWTASGRPKSAETLGKVIEQQLKTPCITRWNSLHDSLSQLSFLRDKLPDAMTALQLPPFREVELDYIEEFCRVLRPIAISIDRLQGQSACYYGELLPTLFTIQAKLEDLQASNLRYCSHVLQATIAGFKKRFHNFLMLEHDVNEAILATTTHPYFKMRWLPQRLASEKRRIQQLMLHSADELGLLSESDGTTPSTEENDEFFVFTDQGTVNQLEAEALPSHSKAELETLHFLEDPRKDLASLNAYPLMKQLFVRFNTTLPSSAPVERLFSFAGLVNRPHRRSLTPDMLEKLVVLKNN, from the exons ATGAGTGACaatcatgatgatgaagaggcgtCAGGTGAGCCTCAAGCCACCACATCTTCAGAAGGTACCACTGGGCCTAGGTGTGCCATATTGGATGGGAAATTCTTCAAAGTAGTATCTCAAAATCCAAGTGGAAAGATAGAAGCTGAGTGTCAGCTGTGCACAACCAAGAAAGCCATTATTTGTGGCTCTTATCAAGCAACAACAAATttcaagacacatttgaaaagaaaacacccagAGAATCTACAGGaatttgaaaattacaaaaaggaaagtgcAAGTGGCCAGCAGAAGAAAGCCAAAACATCATTAAGGCAGACTCGTTTGTTTGACCATGCTAGCCCAACAATATCACAAAGTAAAGTCGACTCCCTTGTGAAATCCTTTGTTGTCAAAGGAATGCACTCATTAGCCACCGTTGAACAAACAGAATTCATCGAGCTTGTGCAGGGACTTCACCCAGGTGCCAATGTAATGTCCAGACGGACACTCGGACGACGGATTGATGAagaatttgcaacaaaaaaagcattcctAAAAGAGACGCTTAAAAATGTTCGCCGTGTTTGTACAACAGTGGATATTTGgtcaacaaagaaaaccagtTATTTGGGAGCAACAGTACATTGGATCAATGGAGACACGCTGGAAAGGCAGTCAGCCGCTCTTGCCGTTAGGCATTTTCCCAGCCCCCATACTTATAACCGAATAGCAGAACTGTTGGATGAGATTCACACAGAATATGGGCTGTCTTCAGACACCATTGTGTCTACAGTTACTGATAATGCATCCAACTTTGCAAAGGCCTTTAAAGAGTTCAGTGtcactggaaaaacaaatgacccaGATGAAGTTGAAGAGCTGGACGATGAGCTGTCCTTCCTGGTCATAGATCCTGAGAGAGAAGAAGCATCTGAGTGTTCCATCATTTTACCACCACACCTCCGGTGTGCGACACATACTCTGAGTTTAATCTCAACTACTGATGTCAAGAAATCGATCACTAGCAATGCAACTCTCAGCAGGCTGAATCATGCAACGATGGCGAAGTGCTCAGCATTATGGACAGCATCTGGCAGACCAAAGAGTGCTGAAACGCTAGGCAAAGTAATCGAGCAGCAACTCAAGACACCCTGCATTACAAGGTGGAATTCTCTGCATGACTCCTTGAGTCAGTTGTCATTCTTGCGTGACAAGCTCCCTGATGCCATGACTGCCCTGCAACTTCCACCATTCAGGGAAGTCGAACTGGACTACATTGAGGAATTTTGCAGAGTGTTACGACCGATTGCCATCTCAATAGATCGGCTTCAAGGGCAATCTGCATGCTATTATGGTGAGCTGTTGCCAACACTTTTCACCATTCAAGCCAAGCTGGAGGATCTGCAAGCATCAAACTTGAGGTACTGCTCACACGTTCTTCAAGCAACCATAGCAGGGTTCAAAAAACGCTTCCACAATTTTCTGATGCTGGAGCATGACGTGAATGAGGCCATCCTGGCAACCACAACACACCCATACTTTAAGATGAGGTGGTTACCCCAGAGGTTGGCTTCTGAGAAGAGGCGAATACAGCAACTGATGCTGCACTCAGCAGACGAACTCGGACTTCTCTCAGAGAGTGACGGGACCACACCGAGCACAGAGGAGAATGACGAATTCTTTGTGTTCACTGATCAAG GAACAGTCAACCAGCTGGAGGCCGAGGCCTTGCCCAGCCACAGCAAGGCGGAACTGGAGACCCTTCATTTTTTGGAGGATCCCAGAAAAGACCTGGCTTCACTAAATGCATACCCTTTgatgaaacagctttttgtgaGATTTAACACAACCCTACCATCCTCAGCCCCGGTTGAGcgcctgttttcttttgctggcTTAGTGAACCGGCCTCACAGAAGGTCATTAACACCAGATATGCTGGAGAAGTTGGTTGTCCTGAAGAACAactga